A region of the Curvibacter sp. AEP1-3 genome:
ACTTGGCCTACAAACTGCGCCAATTCCGAGCGTTTCAAGGTGCCCGCCACCATTTGCTGCTCAAACTGGTTAGCCTGGGCGACCAGGGTGCTGGCTGTCATCATGCTGTTGCCCATGGGTGTCGCCATTTCGTGTGACACACTGGCAATCAGGGTACCCAGAGTGGCGCGGGCCTCACTGCGCGCCATGGCTTCCTGCATCTGGGCCTCGAGGCTGGCGTTGAGGGCATGAATGCGGATCTCCGCCTCCTTTTGCTGGGTGACCTCCAGATTGATGCCGGCAAATTTGGTCGGGCGGCCATTCCCATCCCGCGCCACGATGTGAGCCAGAGACTGGACCCACATCCATTGGCCGTCTTTCTGGCGCATGCGGTATTCGTACTCAAAGCGGTCGCCCTGCAGGTTCGTCAGGTCCGCGAAGGTGGCGCTGATGCGGGGGCGGTCCTCAGGATGCACCATTGCCAGCCAACTCGTGAGCACGTTGTCGCCCAGCTCCTCGCGGCTGTAGCCGCTGACCACGTGCCAGCGCTCGCTGACACTGAGGAAGCGGTTAAGCAAGTCGTATTCCCAGATGGCAACACCGGTGCTCTCCACCACCTCTTTCAGGCGGTATTGCTCTGCCAACAATTCATCTCGCAGGGCTTGCTCGTGCGCGATGGCGGTTTCGGACCGTCTGCGGTTGATCTGGCTGCGTGTCAGCAGGATGGTGAGCAGGGCAGTGACCAGCAAGCCCAATACCAATGCGAAGGTGGCCTGATGTACCCAGCCGGAATTCAGCAATTCGGGTTTGGGGTGCAGCAGCAGTTCCCAATTGCGGGAACCGAAGTTCAACTCCAGGGCGTAATCTGCGCTTTCCCGGTGGGCGCTGTCTTTGTCGTGCCCCGGCGTATGTGCCGCGGCTCCCATCGAGGTGAACAAGGGGGCATCACCCTCGGTCTCTCTGTCGCGGACGATCAACTCATTGCCTGCGGCCTCTGCCTGATAGGCCGCGTTCCGGGCCAGCGTACCGACATCCACCAGCGCATTGATGAAGCCGATATGGCGGCTGATACTGTCCGTGTCCGCACTGCGCTGGTACACCGGCACGGTGATGATCACGGCAGGCTTGGCGCCTTCTGCCAAAGGTGTGACGGCAGCAAATGCACCGGTGGCAATGGGTGTGCCTACGACCCGCGCGTCTTTCTGGGCCTCATCCAACAGGGGGCGGGCCAGGTGCGTCCACTCTTTCAGGTTCGTCGGGAAAACAAAGCCCTCCGAAGCTTCCATTTTTTGCCACTCGAGGGCTGCTACGGTGGGGTGCGCCATCTTGAGGCGGTTGGCGTACAGGTCAAACTGGGCCCGGGTCATGGCGGGCTGCATTTCGGCCATGAGGGCCGCACCACGCACGGCTTCGATAGTGCTGGTAGCGTCGTGGTCCAGGGCGCCGAGTACGGTTTCGGCCAGTGCGCTGCGCTGCTCGTAGATCCGCAGTGCCTCGGCCTCTCGCAAGTTGCTGTAGACCGCAGCCGTACTCAGCAGTCCCGCCACCACCACGCCGAGCACCACCATCAGGTCGGCGGCCAGGCGCTTGGCGGGAAGGCTGAGGCTCGGCAAGATCATGAGGCCGCAGTGTAAGCGGGGTCTCAGCCTTGCGCTACCGGGAAGCCCGGCCGGTTGCACCACTCGCTCCAGCTGCCGGCAAACAAGGCGCTGCCTTGCAAACCGGCAATCTCCATGGCGAGGATATTGGGCACAGCACTTACGCCGCTGCCGCAGTGGTGCACCACGTGCTCCGCTTGCCGCTGCCCCAGCAGGGCCTCGAACTCGGCTCGCAGCACAGCGGCCGGCTTGAAGAAGCCATCGGCGCCTAAGTTGTTGCTGAAAACCCGGTTCAAGGCGCCGGGGATGTGGCCGGCCACCGGGTCAATCGGCTCGGTTTCGCCACGGAAGCGCGGGGCACCTCGCGCATCCAGCACATGCTGGGTAGGCTTGCCCAGGCGGGCCAGCACCTGGTCGCTGCTGCGCAAAGCCACCAGCGGGTCGGCCACCGTAAAGGTAGAGGGTGCGCGCGCAGGTTCATCACCGCGGCTGACCGCACCATCCGCTGCCTGCCAGGCTTGGAAGCCGCCGTCCAGCACAGCCACGTTCGCATGGCCCAACCACTTGAGCATCCACCACAGGCGGCCGCAGTAATTGGCGCCTTGGCGGTCATACACCACCACCTGGTCGGTGTTTTTGACGCCCACGCCGCCCAGCCATTGGGCGAACGATTCGCGCGCAGGGAGCGGGTGGCGCCCGCCCGACTGTGCGCCGGTGACCGCCGGGTCGCCCTTGGCGCTGAGGTTGTTGTCCAGATGGGCGTAGAGGGCGCCGGCAATATGGCTCTCGGCATATTGGGCAGGGCCCTTTTCGGGTTGCATCAGGTCGCAGCTGCAGTCGAAAACGACGGCAGGCGTGGCGCTGGCTTGCAGGGATTGCAGCTGGGCGACGGAGATCAGGGTGGTATAGGTCATGGAGTTGGGAGGCGGCTGGTCTGACAAATGGGGGGCCAAATGGCCGACAAAAGGTCCGGGAGACTTTGAAAATCGCGATGAACTTGAGTCTAGCCTCGCTTGGGACATCGTCCAATCCAGCCAATTTAAGCGAAACCGAAAACTTTTTTCTGCGCCTTGTCGATTGGAGGTTCATCCAAGCATCACATGAATGAGCCAACGCAATAATGCTCGGGCTCTCACCTTGGAGATCACTCATGTCTGAAGACAACGCGCAACGGGCCCTGCCCAAATGGTTCTGGCCCGTGGCCATTTTGGGGCTGGCATGGAATATTTTTGGAATCATCCAGTTTCTGCCCACCGTGCAAGGCTCAGTGGGCAGCCTGATGAGCAACGGAATGACCGAAGAACAGGCGGAGCTGTATGTCAGCTTGCCGTCGTGGATGACGGTCGCCTTTGCTACCGGAGTGTTCGGTGGCGCGCTGGGTTGCTTGTTGCTGCTATTGCGTTCGCCATGGTCACGCCCTGTCTTTGCGGTTTCTCTGGTCGCATATTTGGTGCTCTATGTGGGTGACATCACGCAAGGTGTCTTCCAGGCTTTCGGAATGGGGCAGGTCGCCATTCTCACCACCGTAGTGCTCATTGCTGCAGGTTTGCTGTGGGTTTCCATGCGCCAAGTCCGGCGCGCCAGCTGGTAGTCGGTTGGTTACTCGTTTCACCTTACTTATATTGAAGTCATTTTTTTCAGGAGAAAACCATGCAATTCATGTTGATACACAAAGAGACCGCCGAAGATTTGGCCCAACGCGCCAACCCTGAGACTGCGCCTGCTTATTGGGGCGCATGGAACGCCTATATCGGCGCGATGGGCCAGTCCGGAATCATTGTTCAAGGCAATGGTCTGCAGGAACCCCACACCGGTACCCAGGTTCAATTGCGCAATGGCAAGCGTGTGATTCACGACGGGCCTTACGCAGATACCAAAGAGCATATCGGTGGCTATTTCATTATTGAGGTCCCGAGTTTGGATGACGCCTTGGAGTGGGCCGCACGCAGCCCCAGTGCCTTGACCGGTACGACCGAAGTACGGCCTGTGCTGGTGATGTCCGCGCCGAAGTGAGTGTTGGCTGATTCCCGCGCTGCGTTCAGGGCCGCCGAGTTGGCGGCCCGGGAGTCGTATGGCCGTTTGGTGTCTTACCTGGCATGGCAGTGGCGCGACATTGCCGCCGCGCAAGATGCCTTGAATGATGCACTGCTGAAGGCGTTGGAGGTGTGGCCCGTCAGTGGGGTACCCGCATCGCCGGACGCGTGGATCTTGACGGTGGCGAAGCGCAAGTTGCTACAGGTTGCCCGGCATGACCAGGTCCGCTTTGATCCTGCGGTGACGGTGCTTCTTGAGCAAGAGGCCATTCAGGAGGAGCGCCCTGTGGTACCTGATGCACGGCTCAAGCTCATGTTTGTGTGTGCCCACCCGGCCATTGATGAAAAAGTGCGGATTCCGCTCATGCTGCAGGTGGTTCTGGGTTTGCAGGTGGCGGACATGGCGCCTGCCTTGATGGTTTCGCCCACAACCCTGGCGCAGCGACTGGTGCGTGCCAAACAAAAAATTCGCGATACTGCCATCCGGTTTGAAGAGCCCGAGCTGGCGGAGTTGCCCGAGAGGCTCGGGTATGTGCTCGAGTCCATTTACGGAGCCTTTGGGCTGGCTTTGGACGCCGTAGATGGCGCAGAGACCCGCATTACCGATCTGCGGGAAGAAGCGCTGTATATGGGCAGCATTGTGTGCGCTCTCTTGCCCGAGGAACCGGAAGCCCGGGGTTTGCACGCCTTGATGATGTTTTGTGACGCACGGCGGGATGCCCGGACGGGGCCGTCCGGCGAGTTCATTCCTTTGGCCGAGCAGGACGTGCAACGGTGGAATCGCGACGTGATCTTGCGCGCGGATCAGATGCTGTGGATTGCCGCGCAGCAACGGCGGCCGGGCCCTTTTCAGCTGGAAGCCGCTGTCCAGTCTGCACATTGTCAACGCCTCTTTACGGGGGAGACGCCCTGGCGGGGCATCGATTCGCTCTACCGACAAATCAACGCGCATTTCCCCACGCAGGGAGCCTTGGTTGCCGGTGCAGTGGCGATGGGCGAGTCCGGCAATGTGAACGAAGGGCTCGCGCAACTGGACGCGATGGACAGATCCCTGACCCAGTCGTTCCAGCCTTGGTGGGTTGCCAAAGCGCATTTGCTGCGCTTGCAAAGCGACGGCTCCAAGGCGGATGTCGAAGCCGCTTTGCAGATCGCCATAGGGCTCACCACACAACAATCGGTGCGCACGTATCTGGAAGCTATCCGCTCCAGTCTCGGTTAAGGCTGGCCTAGTGTTCCTCGGCAGGCGTGTGCGGCAGCAGGCGGGTGCGCAGCACGGTGGCCAGCACGCCGCTGGTCACGATCACGGCAATGCCTATCCAGCCGAGCGTCGGAATCTGATCGCCGAACAGCACGAGGCTGAAGATCACCCCGAACACAATGCCCGAATACTGCATGCTGGCCACCACCAGCGTGGCGCCTTTACGGTAGGCGCGGGTCATGCACCATTGACCCAAGGACGCCAGCACGCCGATGGGAATGACCCAGACGGCATCCCGCCAATCCACCTCGCTCCATGGGGTGA
Encoded here:
- a CDS encoding sensor histidine kinase encodes the protein MILPSLSLPAKRLAADLMVVLGVVVAGLLSTAAVYSNLREAEALRIYEQRSALAETVLGALDHDATSTIEAVRGAALMAEMQPAMTRAQFDLYANRLKMAHPTVAALEWQKMEASEGFVFPTNLKEWTHLARPLLDEAQKDARVVGTPIATGAFAAVTPLAEGAKPAVIITVPVYQRSADTDSISRHIGFINALVDVGTLARNAAYQAEAAGNELIVRDRETEGDAPLFTSMGAAAHTPGHDKDSAHRESADYALELNFGSRNWELLLHPKPELLNSGWVHQATFALVLGLLVTALLTILLTRSQINRRRSETAIAHEQALRDELLAEQYRLKEVVESTGVAIWEYDLLNRFLSVSERWHVVSGYSREELGDNVLTSWLAMVHPEDRPRISATFADLTNLQGDRFEYEYRMRQKDGQWMWVQSLAHIVARDGNGRPTKFAGINLEVTQQKEAEIRIHALNASLEAQMQEAMARSEARATLGTLIASVSHEMATPMGNSMMTASTLVAQANQFEQQMVAGTLKRSELAQFVGQVQSGNELLLRNLERAVALLKNFRQVAADQASEQRRTFDLQQGLREILDTLAPSLKRQSHTVMLEAPEGIRMDSYPGPLGQVLINLINNAYLHAFEGMEHGEVRISATADENNVTLVCTDNGRGIAPDTLEKMFQPFFSTRIGRGGTGLGMSIVENLVKATLGGTLEVQSTVGQGTTVTITLPRSAPEPRQEEEGA
- a CDS encoding sulfurtransferase, translating into MTYTTLISVAQLQSLQASATPAVVFDCSCDLMQPEKGPAQYAESHIAGALYAHLDNNLSAKGDPAVTGAQSGGRHPLPARESFAQWLGGVGVKNTDQVVVYDRQGANYCGRLWWMLKWLGHANVAVLDGGFQAWQAADGAVSRGDEPARAPSTFTVADPLVALRSSDQVLARLGKPTQHVLDARGAPRFRGETEPIDPVAGHIPGALNRVFSNNLGADGFFKPAAVLRAEFEALLGQRQAEHVVHHCGSGVSAVPNILAMEIAGLQGSALFAGSWSEWCNRPGFPVAQG
- a CDS encoding YciI family protein, giving the protein MQFMLIHKETAEDLAQRANPETAPAYWGAWNAYIGAMGQSGIIVQGNGLQEPHTGTQVQLRNGKRVIHDGPYADTKEHIGGYFIIEVPSLDDALEWAARSPSALTGTTEVRPVLVMSAPK
- a CDS encoding RNA polymerase sigma factor; this translates as MADSRAAFRAAELAARESYGRLVSYLAWQWRDIAAAQDALNDALLKALEVWPVSGVPASPDAWILTVAKRKLLQVARHDQVRFDPAVTVLLEQEAIQEERPVVPDARLKLMFVCAHPAIDEKVRIPLMLQVVLGLQVADMAPALMVSPTTLAQRLVRAKQKIRDTAIRFEEPELAELPERLGYVLESIYGAFGLALDAVDGAETRITDLREEALYMGSIVCALLPEEPEARGLHALMMFCDARRDARTGPSGEFIPLAEQDVQRWNRDVILRADQMLWIAAQQRRPGPFQLEAAVQSAHCQRLFTGETPWRGIDSLYRQINAHFPTQGALVAGAVAMGESGNVNEGLAQLDAMDRSLTQSFQPWWVAKAHLLRLQSDGSKADVEAALQIAIGLTTQQSVRTYLEAIRSSLG